The proteins below come from a single Argentina anserina chromosome 1, drPotAnse1.1, whole genome shotgun sequence genomic window:
- the LOC126805276 gene encoding serine/threonine receptor-like kinase NFP, which translates to MAVSFLCSSMVCILLLFFFTTQILAQATQSNSTTSFSCAVDAPSSCETYVSYFVESPGYMNLENISDLFGVSVSSIAQASNLASGYTDQTRLVPGQLLLVPITCGCTGNRSFANITYPIKHGDSYYVVSVYTFENLTNWQLVQEMNPTLTPSLLPVGVKVIFPLFCKCPSKMYSELGIQYLMTYIWQTNDDIFRVSAKFKASTFEISKANNLRSFNNGSAVVGQPVLIPLTNLPAISQSLPLHEKSTHRLMLIVIICLGVVLCAASLLVIYVLYTRRLRRRQKLLNGKSLSVETAEWFRMKEAKSEEKIELKFIQGKLLRGVSSYLGKAILYDINTIMEATMNLNDHCRIGGSVYRAVIDGKVLAVKKTKEDVTEELNILQKVNHANLVKLVGISSGIDGDRFLVYEYAENGSLDEWLFYKSSTNLSSGAFLTWSQRLSIALDVANGLQYMHEHIQPSIVHMDIRTSNILLDSKYKAKIANFSMARTSANSVTPKVDVFSFGVILLSLLSGKKGMETTKNGDIIMLWKDIRGVLESEEKKHEKLRAWMDPTLESFYPIDGALSLTALASACTQEKSSARPSMAEVVFNLSVLTHSSAESTMERSWNSVLDAEEILQTISPITAR; encoded by the coding sequence ATGGCAGTCTCCTTCCTATGTTCATCAATGGTCTGTATTCTGCTACTGTTCTTCTTCACCACTCAAATTTTAGCCCAGGCAACACAATCGAACTCGACCACAAGCTTTTCATGTGCAGTAGATGCACCATCTTCATGTGAAACATATGTATCTTACTTTGTGGAGTCTCCAGGGTATATGAACCTGGAAAACATATCTGATCTATTTGGGGTCAGTGTCTCATCAATTGCTCAGGCCAGTAATCTAGCTTCTGGTTACACAGATCAGACCCGATTGGTTCCAGGCCAACTCTTACTAGTACCTATCACCTGCGGTTGCACTGGAAACCGATCTTTTGCAAATATCACTTATCCGATCAAGCATGGAGATAGTTACTATGTGGTTTCGGTCTATACATTTGAAAATCTCACCAACTGGCAGTTAGTGCAAGAGATGAATCCGACTCTGACTCCCAGCCTCTTGCCGGTTGGTGTCAAAGTGATTTTCCCTTTGTTCTGCAAATGCCCCTCGAAGATGTACTCAGAGTTAGGAATTCAGTATCTCATGACTTATATATGGCAGACCAATGATGACATCTTTAGAGTGAGTGCCAAGTTTAAAGCTTCAACATTTGAAATCTCAAAAGCGAATAACCTGCGGAGCTTCAACAATGGAAGTGCAGTAGTGGGACAACCGGTGCTGATACCACTGACAAACTTGCCTGCTATTTCCCAATCCCTGCCCCTTCATGAAAAATCCACCCACCGGTTGATGCTCATTGTCATCATATGCTTGGGAGTTGTTCTATGTGCTGCTTCCCTGTTGGTGATTTATGTGCTGTACACTCGGCGTCTGCGCAGGAGACAGAAGCTTTTGAATGGTAAGAGTTTATCTGTGGAGACTGCTGAATGGTTCCGTATGAAAGAAGCAAAAAGTGAAGAAAAGATTGAGCTGAAGTTCATACAAGGCAAGCTTCTTCGTGGAGTTTCAAGCTATCTAGGAAAGGCAATTCTCTATGATATCAATACAATTATGGAGGCAACCATGAATCTCAACGATCATTGTAGGATTGGAGGTTCTGTATACAGGGCAGTAATTGATGGTAAGGTCTTGGCTGTGAAGAAAACCAAGGAAGATGTCACTGAGGAACTAAATATCCTGCAGAAGGTAAATCATGCAAATCTGGTGAAACTAGTGGGCATCTCATCCGGGATAGATGGGGATCGCTTCTTGGTATATGAATATGCAGAAAATGGATCACTTGATGAATGGTTGTTCTATAAATCATCAACCAATCTAAGTTCCGGGGCATTCCTCACATGGAGTCAGAGATTAAGCATAGCTCTAGATGTCGCCAATGGCCTGCAATACATGCACGAACACATACAACCGAGCATTGTCCACATGGATATAAGGACAAGTAACATACTTCTGGACTCGAAATACAAAGCCAAGATAGCAAACTTTTCCATGGCTAGAACATCTGCAAACAGTGTTACACCAAAGGTGGATGTCTTCTCCTTCGGTGTCATTCTGTTGTCTTTGCTTTCAGGGAAGAAGGGCATGGAAACGACAAAGAATGGTGACATCATTATGTTGTGGAAGGATATCAGGGGGGTTTTGGAATCTGAAGAGAAAAAGCATGAGAAGCTGAGAGCATGGATGGATCCAACTTTGGAGAGCTTTTATCCTATTGATGGTGCTTTGAGCTTGACAGCCTTGGCAAGTGCATGCACACAGGAAAAGTCGTCAGCAAGACCAAGCATGGCAGAAGTTGTCTTTAACCTCTCTGTTCTTACTCATTCATCAGCTGAGTCGACTATGGAGAGGTCTTGGAATTCTGTATTGGACGCAGAAGAAATTCTTCAAACTATCAGTCCTATCACAGCTCGCTGA
- the LOC126800830 gene encoding LOW QUALITY PROTEIN: probable serine/threonine-protein kinase CST (The sequence of the model RefSeq protein was modified relative to this genomic sequence to represent the inferred CDS: deleted 1 base in 1 codon) has translation MEMLYQLGKWRKESSRKVSSQKSDLGGTAAGGTIFGDIRLKNFHLQGAKDCYYWHRNDRCYQERESRKLSRPYRVAGGFASTTFSSNIVKLIGHCSEDKERLHVYEFMQKGSLEDHLFRKNPETEAVLSWDNRLKIALGAARALSFLHSLQTPIIHRDFKTSNISLDENYNAKLSGFELAKLGPSDGESYVETQVMGTYGYAAPEYIATGCLYVKSDVYRFGVVLLEILTGLRVIDRNRPSQKQNLVDWGKPLLSDKSNLETFMDAKIKGQYSSKEALEMAKITRKCLVPDPKVRPSMKEVVDALEQIQATRESSE, from the exons aTGGAAATGTTGTACCAATTAGGAAAGTGGAGAAAGGAGAGTTCTCGCAAAGTCTCAAGCCAGAAATCCGATTTGGGAGGCACAGCTGCTGGAGGAACAATTTTCGGAGACATCCGACTCAAGAATTTTCACTTACAGGGAGCTAAAGACTGCTACTA TTGGCACCGGAATGATCGTTGCTATCAAGAAAGGGAATCCAGAAAGCTTTCAAGGCCTTACAGAGTGGCAG GTGGATTTGCTAGCACGACTTTCTCATCTAACATTGTTAAGCTAATAGGACACTGTTCAGAGGATAAGGAGCGACTCCATGTCTATGAATTCATGCAGAAAGGAAGCTTGGAGGATCATCTTTTTAGAA AGAACCCGGAAACTGAAGCAGTACTCTCTTGGGACAACAGACTAAAAATTGCTCTTGGAGCTGCTCGGGCCTTATCTTTCTTACACAGTTTACAGACACCAATCATACACAGAGATTTCAAGACCTCTAATATTTCTCTTGATGAG AATTACAATGCGAAACTCTCAGGGTTTGAATTGGCTAAATTGGGGCCAAGTGATGGAGAGTCATATGTTGAGACTCAAGTTATGGGCACGTATGGTTATGCTGCTCCAGAATACATTGCAACAG GTTGTTTGTACGTGAAGAGCGATGTATACAGATTTGGTGTTGTGCTGCTCGAAATTCTGACAGGTTTAAGGGTCATTGATAGGAACCGTCCTTCCCAGAAACAGAATTTAGTCGATTGGGGTAAACCACTTCTCTCTGACAAAAGTAATTTGGAGACCTTCATGGATGCCAAGATAAAGGGCCAATATTCCTCCAAGGAAGCATTAGAGATGGCA AAGATTACCCGGAAATGCCTAGTACCAGATCCTAAAGTTCGTCCTTCAATGAAAGAAGTTGTTGATGCATTGGAACAGATTCAGGCAACGAGGGAAAGCTCAGAATAA
- the LOC126805344 gene encoding protein DA1-related 1-like isoform X1, which produces MGWLTKILKGSSHKGHYHGKYGHERTWDEPRNSVEEDIDCAIALSLSELDQKGKSIVEDSQSVDDEQPAKVESDDDESPAKVESEDDEPPAKVESDHDEPAAKISYEEDDESAKVQLEEDEQLAMAIQESLNVDSPPRHDTGSTFQPYPFFNTAGNSRICAGCKLGIGHGRHLSCVGAVWHPDCFCCHACNLPITDYEFSMSGNHPYHKSCYKEKHHPRCDVCKSFIPTNSAGLIEYRAHPFWLQKYCPSHERDKTPRCCSCERMEPRDTKYLLLDDGRKLCLECLDSAIMDTHECQPLYLEIQEFYEGLNMKVEQQVPMLLVERQALNEAMEGEKNGHHHLPETRGLCLSEEQTVTTIKRRPRIGAGYRMIDMITEPYTLVRHCEVTAILVLYGLPRLLTGSILAHEMMHAWLRLKGYPNLSPEVEEGICQVLAHMWLEAETYSAPGSDVGTSSSCSSSSSASSSSSGSSKKGKRSDFEKKLGDFFKHQIESDSSTAYGEGFRQGNQAVLKYGLRRTLDHIRITGSFP; this is translated from the exons ATGGGTTGGCTGACTAAGATTCTGAAAGGTTCCAGTCATAAAGGGCACTATCATGGTAAATATGGACATGAAAGAACATGGGATGAGCCTCGAAATTCAGTG GAAGAAGACATAGATTGTGCTATTGCATTGTCCCTTTCCGAACTAGATCAGAAAGGGAAGAGTATAGTCG AGGACTCTCAATCAGTGGATGACGAACAGCCTGCTAAAGTTGAATCAGATGATGATGAATCACCTGCCAAGGTTGAATCTGAGGATGATGAACCACCTGCTAAAGTTGAATCAGACCATGATGAACCGGCTGCCAAAATTTCATatgaggaagatgatgaaaGTGCTAAAGTTCAACTTGAGGAAGATGAACAACTTGCAATGGCCATTCAGGAAAGTTTGAACGTGGATTCTCCTCCTCGACATGACACTGGCAGTACCTTTCAACCATATCCATTCTTCAATACAGCTGGGAACAG CAGGATATGTGCTGGCTGTAAACTTGGGATTGGCCATGGAAGACACTTGAGTTGTGTTGGCGCTGTTTGGCATCCAGATTGTTTTTGTTGCCATGCTTGCAATCTTCCAATTACTGATTATGAG TTTTCTATGTCCGGGAATCATCCCTACCACAAATCCTGCTACAAGGAGAAGCATCATCCGAGATGTGATGTTTGCAAGAGCTTT ATCCCAACAAACTCAGCTGGTCTTATTGAGTATAGGGCGCATCCTTTCTGGCTACAAAAGTACTGCCCCTCTCATGAGCGTGATAAGACTCCACGGTGTTGTAGCTGTGAAAGAATGGAG CCAAGGGACACAAAATATTTGTTACTTGATGATGGTCGAAAGCTATGTCTAGAGTGTCTAGACTCGGCCATTATGGATACTCATGAATGCCAACCCCTTTACCTTGAAATACAAGAATTTTACGAAGGTTTGAATATGAAAGTGGAACAGCAAGTTCCAATGCTCTTGGTGGAGAGACAAGCACTAAACGAGGCCATGGAGGGAGAAAAGAAT GGTCATCATCACTTGCCCGAGACCAGAGGCCTCTGCTTATCAGAGGAACAGACTGTTACAACC ATTAAAAGGAGGCCAAGGATTGGAGCGGGCTACCGGATGATAGACATGATAACTGAGCCTTATACACTGGTTCGTCACTGCGAAGTGACAGCAATTCTCGTATTGTATGGCCTTCCTAG GTTATTGACAGGGTCGATTCTTGCTCATGAGATGATGCATGCATGGCTCCGGCTCAAAG GTTATCCAAATTTGAGCCCAGAGGTTGAAGAAGGTATCTGCCAAGTGCTAGCACATATGTGGCTCGAAGCAGAGACGTATTCTGCGCCTGGTAGTGATGTTGGAACATCATCTTCGtgttcctcttcctcctccgcaTCCTCTTCTAGTTCGGGATCATCTAAGAAAGGTAAACGATCCGACTTTGAGAAGAAACTTGGTGACTTTTTTAAACACCAAATCGAGTCAGATTCATCCACAGCTTATGGAGAAGGATTCAGACAAGGTAACCAAGCAGTACTCAAGTATGGCCTAAGGAGGACTCTTGACCATATTCGAATCACAGGAAGCTTTCCCTGA
- the LOC126805344 gene encoding protein DA1-related 1-like isoform X2, producing MGWLTKILKGSSHKGHYHGKYGHERTWDEPRNSVEEDIDCAIALSLSELDQKGKSIVEDSQSVDDEQPAKVESDDDESPAKVESEDDEPPAKVESDHDEPAAKISYEEDDESAKVQLEEDEQLAMAIQESLNVDSPPRHDTGSTFQPYPFFNTAGNRICAGCKLGIGHGRHLSCVGAVWHPDCFCCHACNLPITDYEFSMSGNHPYHKSCYKEKHHPRCDVCKSFIPTNSAGLIEYRAHPFWLQKYCPSHERDKTPRCCSCERMEPRDTKYLLLDDGRKLCLECLDSAIMDTHECQPLYLEIQEFYEGLNMKVEQQVPMLLVERQALNEAMEGEKNGHHHLPETRGLCLSEEQTVTTIKRRPRIGAGYRMIDMITEPYTLVRHCEVTAILVLYGLPRLLTGSILAHEMMHAWLRLKGYPNLSPEVEEGICQVLAHMWLEAETYSAPGSDVGTSSSCSSSSSASSSSSGSSKKGKRSDFEKKLGDFFKHQIESDSSTAYGEGFRQGNQAVLKYGLRRTLDHIRITGSFP from the exons ATGGGTTGGCTGACTAAGATTCTGAAAGGTTCCAGTCATAAAGGGCACTATCATGGTAAATATGGACATGAAAGAACATGGGATGAGCCTCGAAATTCAGTG GAAGAAGACATAGATTGTGCTATTGCATTGTCCCTTTCCGAACTAGATCAGAAAGGGAAGAGTATAGTCG AGGACTCTCAATCAGTGGATGACGAACAGCCTGCTAAAGTTGAATCAGATGATGATGAATCACCTGCCAAGGTTGAATCTGAGGATGATGAACCACCTGCTAAAGTTGAATCAGACCATGATGAACCGGCTGCCAAAATTTCATatgaggaagatgatgaaaGTGCTAAAGTTCAACTTGAGGAAGATGAACAACTTGCAATGGCCATTCAGGAAAGTTTGAACGTGGATTCTCCTCCTCGACATGACACTGGCAGTACCTTTCAACCATATCCATTCTTCAATACAGCTGGGAACAG GATATGTGCTGGCTGTAAACTTGGGATTGGCCATGGAAGACACTTGAGTTGTGTTGGCGCTGTTTGGCATCCAGATTGTTTTTGTTGCCATGCTTGCAATCTTCCAATTACTGATTATGAG TTTTCTATGTCCGGGAATCATCCCTACCACAAATCCTGCTACAAGGAGAAGCATCATCCGAGATGTGATGTTTGCAAGAGCTTT ATCCCAACAAACTCAGCTGGTCTTATTGAGTATAGGGCGCATCCTTTCTGGCTACAAAAGTACTGCCCCTCTCATGAGCGTGATAAGACTCCACGGTGTTGTAGCTGTGAAAGAATGGAG CCAAGGGACACAAAATATTTGTTACTTGATGATGGTCGAAAGCTATGTCTAGAGTGTCTAGACTCGGCCATTATGGATACTCATGAATGCCAACCCCTTTACCTTGAAATACAAGAATTTTACGAAGGTTTGAATATGAAAGTGGAACAGCAAGTTCCAATGCTCTTGGTGGAGAGACAAGCACTAAACGAGGCCATGGAGGGAGAAAAGAAT GGTCATCATCACTTGCCCGAGACCAGAGGCCTCTGCTTATCAGAGGAACAGACTGTTACAACC ATTAAAAGGAGGCCAAGGATTGGAGCGGGCTACCGGATGATAGACATGATAACTGAGCCTTATACACTGGTTCGTCACTGCGAAGTGACAGCAATTCTCGTATTGTATGGCCTTCCTAG GTTATTGACAGGGTCGATTCTTGCTCATGAGATGATGCATGCATGGCTCCGGCTCAAAG GTTATCCAAATTTGAGCCCAGAGGTTGAAGAAGGTATCTGCCAAGTGCTAGCACATATGTGGCTCGAAGCAGAGACGTATTCTGCGCCTGGTAGTGATGTTGGAACATCATCTTCGtgttcctcttcctcctccgcaTCCTCTTCTAGTTCGGGATCATCTAAGAAAGGTAAACGATCCGACTTTGAGAAGAAACTTGGTGACTTTTTTAAACACCAAATCGAGTCAGATTCATCCACAGCTTATGGAGAAGGATTCAGACAAGGTAACCAAGCAGTACTCAAGTATGGCCTAAGGAGGACTCTTGACCATATTCGAATCACAGGAAGCTTTCCCTGA
- the LOC126805344 gene encoding protein DA1-related 1-like isoform X3: MGWLTKILKGSSHKGHYHGKYGHERTWDEPRNSVEEDIDCAIALSLSELDQKGKSIVVDDEQPAKVESDDDESPAKVESEDDEPPAKVESDHDEPAAKISYEEDDESAKVQLEEDEQLAMAIQESLNVDSPPRHDTGSTFQPYPFFNTAGNSRICAGCKLGIGHGRHLSCVGAVWHPDCFCCHACNLPITDYEFSMSGNHPYHKSCYKEKHHPRCDVCKSFIPTNSAGLIEYRAHPFWLQKYCPSHERDKTPRCCSCERMEPRDTKYLLLDDGRKLCLECLDSAIMDTHECQPLYLEIQEFYEGLNMKVEQQVPMLLVERQALNEAMEGEKNGHHHLPETRGLCLSEEQTVTTIKRRPRIGAGYRMIDMITEPYTLVRHCEVTAILVLYGLPRLLTGSILAHEMMHAWLRLKGYPNLSPEVEEGICQVLAHMWLEAETYSAPGSDVGTSSSCSSSSSASSSSSGSSKKGKRSDFEKKLGDFFKHQIESDSSTAYGEGFRQGNQAVLKYGLRRTLDHIRITGSFP, encoded by the exons ATGGGTTGGCTGACTAAGATTCTGAAAGGTTCCAGTCATAAAGGGCACTATCATGGTAAATATGGACATGAAAGAACATGGGATGAGCCTCGAAATTCAGTG GAAGAAGACATAGATTGTGCTATTGCATTGTCCCTTTCCGAACTAGATCAGAAAGGGAAGAGTATAGTCG TGGATGACGAACAGCCTGCTAAAGTTGAATCAGATGATGATGAATCACCTGCCAAGGTTGAATCTGAGGATGATGAACCACCTGCTAAAGTTGAATCAGACCATGATGAACCGGCTGCCAAAATTTCATatgaggaagatgatgaaaGTGCTAAAGTTCAACTTGAGGAAGATGAACAACTTGCAATGGCCATTCAGGAAAGTTTGAACGTGGATTCTCCTCCTCGACATGACACTGGCAGTACCTTTCAACCATATCCATTCTTCAATACAGCTGGGAACAG CAGGATATGTGCTGGCTGTAAACTTGGGATTGGCCATGGAAGACACTTGAGTTGTGTTGGCGCTGTTTGGCATCCAGATTGTTTTTGTTGCCATGCTTGCAATCTTCCAATTACTGATTATGAG TTTTCTATGTCCGGGAATCATCCCTACCACAAATCCTGCTACAAGGAGAAGCATCATCCGAGATGTGATGTTTGCAAGAGCTTT ATCCCAACAAACTCAGCTGGTCTTATTGAGTATAGGGCGCATCCTTTCTGGCTACAAAAGTACTGCCCCTCTCATGAGCGTGATAAGACTCCACGGTGTTGTAGCTGTGAAAGAATGGAG CCAAGGGACACAAAATATTTGTTACTTGATGATGGTCGAAAGCTATGTCTAGAGTGTCTAGACTCGGCCATTATGGATACTCATGAATGCCAACCCCTTTACCTTGAAATACAAGAATTTTACGAAGGTTTGAATATGAAAGTGGAACAGCAAGTTCCAATGCTCTTGGTGGAGAGACAAGCACTAAACGAGGCCATGGAGGGAGAAAAGAAT GGTCATCATCACTTGCCCGAGACCAGAGGCCTCTGCTTATCAGAGGAACAGACTGTTACAACC ATTAAAAGGAGGCCAAGGATTGGAGCGGGCTACCGGATGATAGACATGATAACTGAGCCTTATACACTGGTTCGTCACTGCGAAGTGACAGCAATTCTCGTATTGTATGGCCTTCCTAG GTTATTGACAGGGTCGATTCTTGCTCATGAGATGATGCATGCATGGCTCCGGCTCAAAG GTTATCCAAATTTGAGCCCAGAGGTTGAAGAAGGTATCTGCCAAGTGCTAGCACATATGTGGCTCGAAGCAGAGACGTATTCTGCGCCTGGTAGTGATGTTGGAACATCATCTTCGtgttcctcttcctcctccgcaTCCTCTTCTAGTTCGGGATCATCTAAGAAAGGTAAACGATCCGACTTTGAGAAGAAACTTGGTGACTTTTTTAAACACCAAATCGAGTCAGATTCATCCACAGCTTATGGAGAAGGATTCAGACAAGGTAACCAAGCAGTACTCAAGTATGGCCTAAGGAGGACTCTTGACCATATTCGAATCACAGGAAGCTTTCCCTGA
- the LOC126805344 gene encoding protein DA1-related 1-like isoform X4, translated as MGWLTKILKGSSHKGHYHGKYGHERTWDEPRNSVEEDIDCAIALSLSELDQKGKSIVVDDEQPAKVESDDDESPAKVESEDDEPPAKVESDHDEPAAKISYEEDDESAKVQLEEDEQLAMAIQESLNVDSPPRHDTGSTFQPYPFFNTAGNRICAGCKLGIGHGRHLSCVGAVWHPDCFCCHACNLPITDYEFSMSGNHPYHKSCYKEKHHPRCDVCKSFIPTNSAGLIEYRAHPFWLQKYCPSHERDKTPRCCSCERMEPRDTKYLLLDDGRKLCLECLDSAIMDTHECQPLYLEIQEFYEGLNMKVEQQVPMLLVERQALNEAMEGEKNGHHHLPETRGLCLSEEQTVTTIKRRPRIGAGYRMIDMITEPYTLVRHCEVTAILVLYGLPRLLTGSILAHEMMHAWLRLKGYPNLSPEVEEGICQVLAHMWLEAETYSAPGSDVGTSSSCSSSSSASSSSSGSSKKGKRSDFEKKLGDFFKHQIESDSSTAYGEGFRQGNQAVLKYGLRRTLDHIRITGSFP; from the exons ATGGGTTGGCTGACTAAGATTCTGAAAGGTTCCAGTCATAAAGGGCACTATCATGGTAAATATGGACATGAAAGAACATGGGATGAGCCTCGAAATTCAGTG GAAGAAGACATAGATTGTGCTATTGCATTGTCCCTTTCCGAACTAGATCAGAAAGGGAAGAGTATAGTCG TGGATGACGAACAGCCTGCTAAAGTTGAATCAGATGATGATGAATCACCTGCCAAGGTTGAATCTGAGGATGATGAACCACCTGCTAAAGTTGAATCAGACCATGATGAACCGGCTGCCAAAATTTCATatgaggaagatgatgaaaGTGCTAAAGTTCAACTTGAGGAAGATGAACAACTTGCAATGGCCATTCAGGAAAGTTTGAACGTGGATTCTCCTCCTCGACATGACACTGGCAGTACCTTTCAACCATATCCATTCTTCAATACAGCTGGGAACAG GATATGTGCTGGCTGTAAACTTGGGATTGGCCATGGAAGACACTTGAGTTGTGTTGGCGCTGTTTGGCATCCAGATTGTTTTTGTTGCCATGCTTGCAATCTTCCAATTACTGATTATGAG TTTTCTATGTCCGGGAATCATCCCTACCACAAATCCTGCTACAAGGAGAAGCATCATCCGAGATGTGATGTTTGCAAGAGCTTT ATCCCAACAAACTCAGCTGGTCTTATTGAGTATAGGGCGCATCCTTTCTGGCTACAAAAGTACTGCCCCTCTCATGAGCGTGATAAGACTCCACGGTGTTGTAGCTGTGAAAGAATGGAG CCAAGGGACACAAAATATTTGTTACTTGATGATGGTCGAAAGCTATGTCTAGAGTGTCTAGACTCGGCCATTATGGATACTCATGAATGCCAACCCCTTTACCTTGAAATACAAGAATTTTACGAAGGTTTGAATATGAAAGTGGAACAGCAAGTTCCAATGCTCTTGGTGGAGAGACAAGCACTAAACGAGGCCATGGAGGGAGAAAAGAAT GGTCATCATCACTTGCCCGAGACCAGAGGCCTCTGCTTATCAGAGGAACAGACTGTTACAACC ATTAAAAGGAGGCCAAGGATTGGAGCGGGCTACCGGATGATAGACATGATAACTGAGCCTTATACACTGGTTCGTCACTGCGAAGTGACAGCAATTCTCGTATTGTATGGCCTTCCTAG GTTATTGACAGGGTCGATTCTTGCTCATGAGATGATGCATGCATGGCTCCGGCTCAAAG GTTATCCAAATTTGAGCCCAGAGGTTGAAGAAGGTATCTGCCAAGTGCTAGCACATATGTGGCTCGAAGCAGAGACGTATTCTGCGCCTGGTAGTGATGTTGGAACATCATCTTCGtgttcctcttcctcctccgcaTCCTCTTCTAGTTCGGGATCATCTAAGAAAGGTAAACGATCCGACTTTGAGAAGAAACTTGGTGACTTTTTTAAACACCAAATCGAGTCAGATTCATCCACAGCTTATGGAGAAGGATTCAGACAAGGTAACCAAGCAGTACTCAAGTATGGCCTAAGGAGGACTCTTGACCATATTCGAATCACAGGAAGCTTTCCCTGA